From Streptomyces zhihengii, the proteins below share one genomic window:
- a CDS encoding Gfo/Idh/MocA family protein: MADRIRVGVVGAHAERGWGRGIHLPALSALADDYEITAVAGTSRESAEAAAGTWGARHAFDDARALMEHPEVDLVTIAVQLPQRDGLVEAAVAAGKHVYSEWPLALDAPTAERFRDAAEKAGVRHAVGLQSRHHPAVRLLRDLVADGIVGEVLSTSLSYSLSTPTVWSQRYAALFDHTKGVNHLAVVAGHSMDMYRYAVGDFTELSATLTTRIRSVTMEETGEELEVTSPDQIVVGGLLESGAASSVHFMTGGPHGDGFRIEVHGSAGRLVLRSTDDSLVGPEFVLTHAMGGRPPVEIAVPASYLPLLPQAPAPVRNVHQVYTDLARAIRTGEPHEPDFGTAARMHRVIDAVKESAATGERRRLTHPSA, from the coding sequence GTGGCGGACAGGATCCGTGTGGGAGTGGTGGGAGCGCACGCCGAGCGGGGCTGGGGGCGGGGCATCCATCTGCCGGCGCTGTCGGCTCTCGCTGACGACTACGAGATCACGGCCGTCGCCGGGACCAGCCGGGAGTCCGCCGAGGCCGCGGCCGGTACCTGGGGTGCCCGGCACGCCTTCGACGACGCCCGGGCGCTGATGGAGCACCCCGAGGTCGACCTGGTCACGATCGCGGTGCAACTCCCCCAGCGGGACGGCCTGGTGGAGGCGGCGGTCGCCGCGGGCAAGCACGTGTACAGCGAGTGGCCGCTGGCGCTGGACGCCCCGACCGCGGAACGCTTCCGCGACGCGGCCGAGAAGGCGGGCGTGCGGCACGCGGTGGGGCTCCAGAGCCGCCACCACCCGGCGGTGCGCCTGCTGCGCGACCTGGTGGCGGACGGGATCGTCGGGGAGGTCCTCTCCACCTCGCTGTCGTACTCGCTGTCCACCCCGACGGTCTGGTCGCAGCGGTACGCGGCGCTGTTCGACCACACCAAGGGCGTCAACCACCTGGCCGTCGTGGCCGGGCACTCGATGGACATGTACCGGTACGCCGTCGGCGACTTCACCGAGCTGTCGGCGACGCTGACGACCCGCATCCGGAGCGTCACCATGGAGGAGACGGGCGAGGAGCTGGAGGTGACCTCGCCCGACCAGATCGTGGTGGGGGGCCTGCTGGAGTCCGGCGCCGCGTCGTCGGTGCACTTCATGACCGGCGGCCCGCACGGCGACGGGTTCCGCATCGAGGTGCACGGCTCGGCGGGGCGGCTGGTGCTGCGCTCCACCGACGACTCCCTCGTCGGCCCGGAGTTCGTCCTCACCCACGCCATGGGCGGCCGGCCGCCCGTCGAGATCGCGGTCCCCGCGAGCTACCTGCCGCTGCTGCCGCAGGCGCCCGCGCCGGTGCGCAACGTGCACCAGGTGTACACCGACCTGGCGCGGGCGATCCGCACGGGCGAGCCGCACGAGCCGGACTTCGGGACGGCGGCGCGGATGCACCGGGTCATCGACGCCGTCAAGGAGTCCGCGGCGACGGGTGAACGCCGCCGGCTCACCCACCCCTCCGCCTGA
- a CDS encoding MFS transporter, translating into MQLMIILDGTIVTVALPTIQNDLDFSQGGLSWVVNSYLIAFAGLLLLSGRLGDLIGSKKVFLAGLVTFTLASLLCGIATNQEMLIGGRFLQGVGAALASAVVLGMIVGLYPEPAEQAKAMGIYSFVSAGGASIGLIAGGVITDALGWHWVFLINLPIGAIALVAGIKLLATTSGLGLRAGADAIGAVLVTAGLSLGVFTISQVSEDHYSAAELGVYGAVSVVLLIGFLIRQAKAARPLLALRIFRNREISGANIAVVLVFSAGFGFQFLNALYLQRVLGFDSMQTGLAFLPAPLVIGTMSLFFTARLTARFGTRRVLLTGLLFLGGGLLLLSRAPVDGNYWVDVAPTLVIQGFGMGLTVPSVIMRAMSGAAPADAGLASGLNNTAQQAGAAVGLAVLATVATSRSNTLVSEGTAQIQALRDGYSLAFVFAAGFVFLAWLVTFFVLRDKAPVAGAGAGENAPGGEDDAVRDTTVKAVVVH; encoded by the coding sequence ATGCAGCTGATGATCATCCTCGACGGGACGATCGTCACGGTCGCGCTGCCGACCATCCAGAACGACCTCGACTTCTCCCAGGGCGGCCTGTCCTGGGTCGTCAACTCGTACCTCATCGCCTTCGCGGGCCTGCTGCTGCTCTCGGGCCGTCTCGGCGACCTGATCGGCAGCAAGAAGGTGTTCCTCGCCGGTCTGGTGACGTTCACGCTCGCCTCGCTGCTCTGCGGCATCGCCACCAACCAGGAGATGCTGATCGGCGGCCGATTCCTCCAGGGCGTCGGCGCGGCACTCGCGTCCGCTGTGGTGCTCGGCATGATCGTGGGCCTCTACCCGGAGCCCGCCGAGCAGGCCAAGGCCATGGGCATCTACAGCTTCGTCTCCGCGGGCGGCGCCTCCATCGGCCTCATCGCCGGCGGTGTGATCACGGACGCGCTGGGCTGGCACTGGGTGTTCCTCATCAACCTGCCGATCGGCGCGATCGCCCTGGTCGCCGGGATCAAGCTGCTGGCCACGACCTCCGGGCTCGGGCTGCGCGCGGGTGCCGACGCCATCGGCGCCGTCCTGGTGACGGCCGGTCTGTCGCTCGGCGTCTTCACCATCTCGCAGGTCTCGGAGGACCACTACAGCGCCGCCGAGCTGGGCGTCTACGGCGCGGTCTCGGTCGTCCTGCTCATCGGCTTCCTGATCCGCCAGGCGAAGGCGGCGCGCCCGCTGCTGGCCCTGCGCATCTTCCGCAACCGCGAGATCAGCGGAGCCAACATCGCCGTCGTCCTCGTCTTCTCGGCGGGCTTCGGCTTCCAGTTCCTCAACGCCCTCTACCTCCAGCGGGTCCTGGGCTTCGACTCGATGCAGACCGGTCTCGCCTTCCTTCCGGCGCCGCTGGTCATCGGCACCATGTCGCTGTTCTTCACGGCGAGGCTGACCGCGCGCTTCGGCACCCGCCGGGTGCTGCTGACCGGTCTGCTGTTCCTCGGCGGCGGTCTGCTGCTGCTCAGCCGGGCGCCCGTCGACGGCAACTACTGGGTGGACGTGGCCCCGACGCTGGTCATCCAGGGCTTCGGCATGGGTCTGACGGTCCCGTCGGTCATCATGCGGGCCATGTCCGGTGCCGCCCCGGCCGACGCCGGACTCGCCTCCGGCCTGAACAACACCGCGCAGCAGGCCGGTGCCGCGGTCGGTCTCGCGGTGCTCGCCACCGTCGCGACCTCGCGCAGCAACACCCTGGTGTCCGAGGGCACCGCGCAGATCCAGGCGCTGCGGGACGGATACAGCCTGGCCTTCGTGTTCGCGGCCGGCTTCGTCTTCCTGGCCTGGCTCGTCACCTTCTTCGTCCTGCGGGACAAGGCCCCCGTGGCGGGGGCCGGCGCGGGTGAGAACGCGCCGGGCGGCGAGGACGACGCGGTGCGCGACACCACCGTCAAGGCCGTGGTCGTGCACTGA